A single genomic interval of Daucus carota subsp. sativus chromosome 1, DH1 v3.0, whole genome shotgun sequence harbors:
- the LOC108217457 gene encoding cytochrome P450 71AU50, whose protein sequence is MAWTWITLVAVVLACLLWTWLKKRTQRNLPPGPKSLPIIGHLHMLGKNPHQDLQKLAEKHGPIMSMRFGFVPNIIVSSPDAAKQFLKTHDLIFASRPSLEAAKHISYEQRNLSFSTYGPYWRNMRKLCTLKLLSNLKINSFRAMREKEVGALVIILEHAAQEHAAVDISTKITSMTSDISCQMVFGKKFEDMEFDERGFKGVIHEGMIIAVAFNLGDYFPYIGALDLQGLTRKMKAIAKVWDQFLEKIVDEHDQPKEYGQTKDFVDTMLGILKSGNSEFEFDRTHVKAILMDMFAASADTSSTTIEWTLSELLRHPRVMKKVQQELEEVVGLDKMVKESDLESLEYLNMVVKEAMRLHPVAPLLLPHLSVEDCMVEGFFIPKNSRVVVNVYAIGRDPKVWTDAEKFLPERFLGNNIDLRGRDFELLPFGSGRRGCPGMQLGLTMVRLVVAQLLHCFNWDLPNGMQLSELDMTEEFGILVGRATHLIAIPTCRLKT, encoded by the exons ATGGCATGGACTTGGATCACGCTTGTAGCAGTAGTGCTCGCTTGCCTTCTCTGGACATGGCTGAAGAAAAGGACACAACGAAATTTACCGCCAGGGCCAAAAAGCCTACCAATTATTGGACACCTTCATATGTTAGGTAAAAACCCTCATCAAGATTTGCAGAAGCTAGCTGAGAAACATGGCCCTATTATGTCAATGCGCTTTGGATTCGTCCCCAACATCATTGTCTCATCACCAGATGCAGCCAAGCAGTTTCTCAAGACCCATGACCTTATTTTTGCCAGCAGACCGTCTCTTGAAGCTGCTAAGCACATTTCTTATGAGCAAAGAAATCTGTCATTCTCAACATATGGTCCTTATTGGCGAAACATGCGCAAATTGTGCACCCTGAAATTGCTCAGTAACCTCAAAATCAATTCTTTTCGAGCCATGAGGGAAAAAGAGGTCGGTGCATTAGTAATTATTCTTGAGCATGCAGCTCAAGAACATGCTGCTGTTGATATCAGCACCAAAATAACATCCATGACCTCAGATATCAGTTGTCAGATGGTGTTTGGAAAGAAGTTTGAGGACATGGAGTTCGATGAAAGAGGATTTAAAGGTGTAATTCATGAGGGGATGATCATTGCAGTGGCTTTTAACCTCGGTGACTATTTTCCCTACATTGGTGCACTTGATCTTCAGGGATTAACTAGGAAAATGAAGGCTATAGCCAAAGTATGGGATCAATTTTTGGAAAAGATTGTTGATGAGCATGACCAGCCAAAGGAGTATGGTCAGACCAAGGACTTTGTCGATACCATGTTGGGTATCTTGAAATCTGGAAATTCAGAATTTGAGTTTGATCGCACCCACGTAAAAGCTATTCTAATG GACATGTTTGCTGCTTCAGCTGACACTTCTTCAACAACTATTGAATGGAcactttctgaacttctaagaCATCCAAGAGTAATGAAGAAAGTCCAACAAGAGTTAGAAGAAGTAGTTGGACTTGACAAGATGGTGAAAGAATCGGATTTGGAGAGTTTGGAATACTTGAACATGGTTGTCAAAGAAGCCATGAGGCTTCATCCTGTGGCACCACTGTTACTCCCGCATCTATCTGTAGAGGATTGCATGGTTGAAGGATTTTTCATACCCAAGAATTCAAGAGTAGTCGTCAATGTATATGCAATAGGTCGAGACCCTAAGGTATGGACTGATGCAGAGAAGTTCCTCCCAGAAAGATTTTTGGGGAACAATATTGATCTTCGAGGAAGGGATTTTGAACTTCTTCCCTTCGGTTCTGGGAGAAGAGGGTGTCCTGGGATGCAATTAGGTCTCACTATGGTTCGCCTAGTGGTGGCCCAATTGTTGCATTGTTTCAACTGGGATCTCCCTAATGGAATGCAGCTATCAGAACTTGACATGACTGAGGAATTCGGGATACTTGTTGGAAGGGCTACACACCTTATCGCCATTCCTACTTGTCGCCTTAAAACATGA